CACAAGGTGTCTATAAGAGAGAATTTTCAGCTTTATTTAATTGCTGTTATAGTTATAGGCTTGTAGTATTCACAAagtaaggaagaaagaaaatataataaaatttgttcaaaatCTATTAGTATGactttgaaaatgaggaatgaaGACATTAATTAGAGGTTAGTGTTGTTAAGCAAAAAAAACATTCAACTTCCCATAATAGTGATCCTTTATTAGAGAGGAAGAGTATGAGCTGAAAACTTTGAACcatcaaaaattaaatttaaaaaaaaatatggatgaGAATCGTTTCACttgaaatactttttaaataaGCTTTTTGCAATATTTCGTCGGTATGTGAAATACTAATGACCAATTCCAATATTACAAATACTGATGAAAAAACTGCTATTTCCAAATGTTTAAAagtatgtcattttttttttacggacTAATCAGAAAAGTATGTCATATAAACCAGAATGAAGAGAGTATTTATGTCCAAAATTTGAAGGAACAAATTCTtacttggaattcataattgcaTTGTGTACTAATCAGAACAGTGACCACAAAGTTTTTGGCCACTGTCATGGAAGCAAATTCAGACTCCACAATCCACATATGTAAGTACCTTCAAACAAACCACTTTTCTAGTAGTTGCTCTTCAATACTTGAAAATCTACCTTTGTTCTTCCAATAGGCAGATGAACTTTGACATTTCCAACACTCAAATAGAAGGCATATTTGGGGTGCTTCAATGGAAATACCCTTGTGGCTACTGAAGCAGAatgatttatatataattttgtcaTTTGTGTTCtacaagaagaagaacaagataaGGAAAACAGAATAATCAGTAGTGGATATGCACATTAATAAGTAAggtcaattttttaaatttagacAGCGAAATGTTGGCTGTTGGGACCATTTACTTTATTGTTAATATATCATCCATATCTACTTGAACCAACGACGGGCCTGGCATGTAAAAGCTAGGTGatgctgcactttttttttttttttttttttaaaaaaatatatattacacAGGGTAGGTGGAGGAGAAAGGtgatgttgtatatgtataaatatacagggataattaacttttgaaccgctcaaaaaaaaaaaaatagcctgaAATGTATAAGTtctatatattaagtataaacaaactataaatataatattcataaatatacatataatatacataatcaatgtatatgttttgtatattttagctAGCGTCCACGGTCGGCTCTACTAAAGGAACGGCTTGGGGCTCAACTTTTTTAGGGCCCCATATAACATAATCCTTTCATCACAATTCTTACATAACTTGTTTTTAACGAGTCCAAACTTAATAAGCACAAAATAGTTCTAAAATCTAGTAAGtacttaaaattcaaaaatctcattctcttttttaaaaGGAGGGGTCCAGGTAGAAATATCTAATATGATAACTATCTAAATTaatgaacaaaataaatatagaaaattgGTTTGCAACCGAATACGATAAGTGCACCAATTAAATCCACAATATAAAAAGTATGTCCACTATTGCCTCTTACCCCACTCATCTTGTTGATATCAaaaaattttccaccaaaaataAGATTAATGACGGTGGGAACAAGGAAAGATTTATAAGTAtagaaaaataagtaaaatattatgcaacacataaaaacaaaatgatgcaaaaaaataaagaagcgCTGCAGAATTAGACACGTAATAGAATTGAAGGAATAAAAGACAATGAATATACATCACGAGATAAGATTTctagctttttttttcttatccaATTAAGTCATTTTATTGATTCAACTAGTTTGATTCCAATCGTTTTCCTATATTGATTGGACCACAATTACAAATTTTATCAATAATGAATCTCAGCCGTTGAAAAGCTAGGTATTTAGGGACCCATCATCTTGTCtttatctcttttattttattttcaactaaTCTTTTCTTAATCAAGAAAATCTTTTTCTAACTTCTTTTGCCCTTCCAACACAAGCAAATTTAAAGCATGTTTATTCTTTTGTCAAAAGGAGATAGGACTTCGAATTTCCCTTTCAACATCTTAATTTGGCATAAAATCATTTGCCGCCTAATTTTGTTTCAATATTCTATTAATGGGGGGTCCATACAAATTTGTTATCTTTAAGCTATGACTAATCTTTGGAAAGTTCAATAATTACTAtgctattttataaaaaaataaatggcTAGAAATCCAGAATAATTGActaatgttgtatttttttatttttttttgttgaactAAAAGGGAAAGAGAGAGCAAAGAAGAATTTGGGGATAAAAAGGTGAAGCACTTCCTATTTTTACTCTCAGTCCTTTCTACTAGAAGACAATATCTTGCCAATTCTTAAGATTCTTAAATACAATGGAGTACATTTGTAcaagtcttttttttctttttctttcttattggAATATTTGGAACTTGGAAGTGCTTGTTTTACACTAGCTTGTTGATAACCATGATCTTTTCGAGGTGCAAACTCTCAAATATATTCTCATAACAACTTGCTTATATGTTGATGAGATGTTTCACTTGAACTACTTAGgaatatttattataatattcTTATAGTAGCTACTAGTACAAGTATTTAGTACACAAGAGTAAAAGCCTGCAGCATCTAATCGTTCATCATGAGCAAACTACCTAAAACTAAGGCAAACATAGTGATAATTTCCAGAGACATTTTTAATCTTTTAAGTTTTGGGAAGGTGTGAGCAAAAAAGGACAAAAGAGATAGTAGGCCCCTCAATTGAATTTATTAAAGTTTgtgagaaaataattaaaaaatatagtaGGCCCCACAAAAGGTACCAAAAAAAGTGTCCAGCCTACATGGCAAAAGGATGTCCGGACACAAGTGACCTTCTGGAAGCCAAAAACACTCCATTAAACATAATATGCTGACCTTTCAACCGCCCTATGTGATTCAATTTGGAAAGTGGGACCAGAAAAGAAGGTCAAATTTGtcaatattaaaattttacatATCTATCAAATCCATATTGTAATCCAGTTATCATACATTGATATATTGTCAAAAAATATCCACCATCTAATGATagtatatattttgtttttaaattttatatactccctctgtcccatattaaagagaaaaaaagaggataAAAGATTAATGtagaaataaatatatttaattaaaaatattattataaaaataatttctttactAGTTCTTTCGATACACTCTCTCCATCACATCAGCACCTAGGGGCGTAATAAATCAAACTTCAAAATAGTCAGCGTAATAAATCAAACTTCAAAATAGTCAAGGAAATCATCGCAAAGAATAAATGTGTAGTtgaaaatttgagaagaaatCTAAAGGTAATTTTATGTCTTTTCCCTACTTTCTATAGTTAGCTTGAATTGACAATCTAAAACAGAAGTAAATAGCCTATAGTAATTATTTTCTAcgtttaaatatatttttacagTATCAGTGTATATACAGTACTATCCATATTCAATATTACAGTAATaaaatatttgggaaaataaaaaagatagaGAAAGCAAAATTGTGGAATCCAAAAGAGAAGTGGCCTTTTCAGCAGACCAACTTTCCTAGCTAGGTAAAGTCTGTATAGTGAAAGTGATTCCAAGAACTATTCAAAGCAACAAAAGCAGGAATTTACTGGAGTATTGAGTTTGTTGATATTTGTAAAAAATGGGGACCTCAATTGAAAATGAAATCTTATAAGAGTGATAGGTCCTACACTTACTATACTTCACACACATGTAGTGCACCAAAATCAACTATTGTTTAAAGCCACCCATCCAAATCTCAATCTATCTAGGTGTGTGCGTGTGAGCCTTTTGTTCAAAGATAGCCCACCTTCGTCcttttatccaattttcaaATCACACCAACCAATGATAAACAACTTGCTAAGATgcttcattcttctttttcattagTCTATTGCACTAAAGTTTTAATAAGTTGTACTCTCTCCATTTctatttatgtgaacctttttttttaattcgtgCGAAAATGAATaatctctttcctaatttgaaaataaattcactttatgaaataatttataaccacacaaatattcaagattAATTTTAAATCACAAACTTTAAAAGCCTTCACTCTTTTTTAAATATCATGTTCAGTCTaatgagttcacataaattaaacggagggagtaactaaAACCCATTGAAACATACCCCTACTAAATAAACATGTCTACTAAATAGACATGTACATAACAGAATAATGGAGTAAAGATTCGTACAGCCGACATCAACTATGTGATCGAACTATTTACACCACCAGTACATTTTAACAAGTTAAAACAATTAGTTACCATGTCAGTTGTTTTAAGTTACCTATCAATGCTAGTATTAAATAGAACTACCTATGATTACCTTTTAAATAGCTTGAATGTGTTAACATTGACTAAAACTCTTACTTAGCTGGCAAAGAAAGCTAGAAAAGGATTCTCCAAGTGAGAAAGGAAATAGAACAACTGCTAAACTACCAAAAGTTCCTTCATAATAGTCCAACTATGCAAAAGAGAACAACATCATAACGAACAGAGAACCAATGACATAATGCCCTTTCCCAAAACCAAAAAACTGATACCATCATTCACGGATTCCTTTCTTTCTGTCATGACAGAGACTATTTGCAGCCATAAAGTAAAGAatgcaaaggaaaagaaagatatagaAGAAAATCTTGAGGGCTATTCCATTTATATGTGCCaagacatacacatatacacctTGCATTACTTATATATGTCCAAAAAGATACTACTGTCCAGTAGAAACACCTTTAAGAggagaaggaaaagaataatGAATTACTGAAGCACCAGAATTCCTACTGAAAAAACTGAAGGCAATACAACCTTCACTATTCTTAGTTCTTAGTTCTTAATCACCGACCTGCTCCCACCCTACCCccaaaaaagggtaaaaaaggaACCCaaaaaccttttctttttttttttcctgaatcTTACTACCACCATCACCCATGCAGGAAAGAGCTGATCAATTTCCAGCAAAGCCATCCTGTGATCATCAAAACCAACTGGTCGAGCAGCGCTGTCATTTGTGATCTCCCCGTAAGCAGTCAGATCATACCCCACGGGAACGCGTCGTACAACATAAATCCACATGTTCTTCGACTTGCATTCCGTACAAAATCCGTGGAGAATCAGTCCAAAAGCCCACATAGTGCCCATTCAAAACTGCGGGTTCTTCTTCATTCCAACTTCTGATTTTCATTGATGTGCCTCCTGTTGGATGGCCCCATCAAGTTATACATTGTTCATTTCTTCTCAGGCTGCCAGCACGCATGCAAATTGTCATTTCCTGGTCAAAAATTATGTTTCACTCCATGAATTACTTCCCCATTTAATCtaaatcattaattttttgCATTAACTCCTAGACTTGTCTACCTAGAAATGGAGCtgaaatataaataaaggatGACAGATGAAACTACTCACCCGCAGGTTGTTTCTGTTCAGCTGGCTTCACCTGAACCACAGCAGGAACAGGGTGAACATACGAGAAACCAGCAGGCAAAATTCCAGATGTTTGTGTTGTATATTGCGGAGTATGAAGGATTCCCTGAGGGGGCAACACACCACCTTTCATATTATTAGCAGCTGCTGCAGCTGCAATTGCTTTTGCAGGATCGGAAGTGGTGCCGCCGCCTAGAGTAACAGGACACAAAGTCAACATCCCATTTGATGACGATGCACCCGATGAACCAGCCGGTTGTTGGCCAGGCTGATCAGGACGTCGTCTCTGAAGATAATATCCCCCAGCAGGTTGACCCGTAGAACTTGTACCAGTAGAATGCGGAGGTTGAGGTTGCACATATGGACTTGAGAAGAACAGTTGTGCTTGCTGCTGCATACTCTTCGGTAAATGTTGCTGTTGCTGCTGTTGTTGCTGCTGTTGCATTTGAGACTTCGTTGCACCACCTGAAGTTGAAGCTATATGAGggtttccaagaattgatggCACATTCCTCCCACCAGCTGGAGATGACTTCTGGTTGGGAACTGACGACGAGGATTTAACCTGCTGCTGCGACAATGAGTTTTGACCAGTTTTATTGCTTGTCGAAGCAGAAGTTGTATGTCTAGGGCTTCCACTGGCACCTTTAGAGATTGAAGAGGTGGTAGGAGAGCCAACCATCATGGGGGAAGAGGGAGACTGGTTATTGTTAGGGGGCTGTTGTCCTTGTGGAGGAGCGGATTTCTGATTCGCACCAAAAGATATCTGTGTGTGACTTTGCTGGGATCTAACCTGCTGCTGCGGCTGCTGAGAAAGGTTTTTCAGAGAAGAATTTGACGATAAAGATGGTGGAGCTTGGGATGTCGACGTTCTGGTAGAACTCTTCCACTGAGGCGACTGAGCTTGACTGCTGTTGTTACCACTCTGTACAAGATTTTGCGGAAAAGCTGACATAGCATTTGGAAATTTTGCAGCAGCAGAAGCCGATGAAGTCAAGTGATCAGAATAAACATTCCCATTACTGGAAGCTGATGACTTGCTCCGAGGAGCGACAGCCATCTGCTGTTGCTGTTGCTGCTGATGCTTATGAAGCTGCTGCTGAATCATatgttgctgctgctgctgaTGCTGAATTTGAGCTTGGAACTGTTGTGCATTAGGAAAATTTACAGCTCCCATGGCATTTGGCATTGCAGCTCGAGTATTCCATGAAGCACCAGATGGAAGATTTAAGGATCTTGATGAGCTATCAATGACACTGTTGGCTGCAATAGTAGAACCAGCGGCATCAGACATATCGGACCTTGAAAATGCAATAGACTGACCAGCATTTCCTGAAGGCTTCATTGATAAACCTTTTCTTTCACCATCAGCCCCCGACTGGTCACTAGATCCAGATTTACCGTCCTCGGATACTCTGAAACTCTTCTTCTGCTGCACAGCCTGAGCAGCAGCTGCTGCGGCCATCTGCAAATTTTGCCTTGTAGCTTCAGGGAGACTCTGGAAAATAGCATGATTCTGTGCCATGGACATGTCAATGCCTCCAGCAGTGGCTCCATTGAATGAAGCAAATGACATGGCAAAGGGTTGAGGCGGCACTGATTCTAGACTCGTTTTTAGACCTGGTTGCAGCTGCTGTTGCTGTGGCTTCTTCTCAGTTTGATGATTATTGCCGCTACCAGCAGAAGATGCAACACCAAAGGTAGCTGGAGGAGTCATCAAACCAAAGTTTGAGGGATGCATGGGCATAGCAAAATTCTGATTGTACACATTAATTGGTCCATGCGACCTTTTCCTCTCTGCAGTTGATGGGCTATCTTCACTGCCCACCTCGTTTTCAATATGGCGCGTCTGTGGGGGCATATGCTGATTCTGTGAATGTGCTGGGGATTGAGATGGATGACTCTTCGTTCCAGGAAAGTTATGCAAATTACCACCACCGCTCCCACCATTAACTGCATTGCCTTGGGACCTCTGCTGCTGCTGGTTTTGCAAATGCTTCTGGGATGAAAAGGATCCACTTGACATGCTTGGGTGTTGTTGGCCTTGTTGCATTTGTTGGGACTGCGACGTTGGTGGCAGTTGCTGCTGCTGTTGTTGCTGAACCTGGGAAGGATGAATCATCTGGGAAGAATAGAAAGATCCATTGAACAATGGCATAGGCTGAGGATGAGTTCCTCTATAATTCGGAGGTGGTCCTACAGTGGCTGGTATCGGGAAAGCATATGCATTATTCTGCAAGATCGCCAAGTACTGAGCTTCATTAGGAGACATATTTGGGTAGTTGAAGCTAATTGCAGTAGCAGCTCCACCCGCAGTCGTTGGAGCAGTTCCAGCAGCAGAATTGGATGTGTTAGAAGAGACCGAAGGGCCCGTTGTGCTAGGTGACTTTGCGGGACCAGGTcgagcagcagcagcagcagctgcagcTGCCTGCTGTTGATTTATAGGGAAGATAAAAGCAGGCCCATGCTGTAAAtcataggaaaaagaatcaGCAAAGTTCATAAATAGAGGAAAACCAAGAAATGAAGGGAGTAAAATAAGCTTGTAAAAAGAGACTATACCAGTAGATTATTGGGAGCAACAGGGGGCAACGCTTGTTGGAGCAATATCTGCTGTTTTCTCTGAGCAGCATCTGCAATGTTTGCAGGTTGAACTTTGTCTTTACCGCCATTAGTAGGGAAGATGGTAAGCCCCTGACCCTTATCTGGACCAGCACTTGCTCCCCTCCCAGCTAAGTTTCCATGGAGATCTGCTGGTGGCATAACATTGAGATTGGTCTTGGCTCCAAAGAATGGTGCAGTGCCAGCAGCAGCAGCAGGTGGCCAGAAAGGAGGCATCTTCATAAATTGCTGAAGGCAATTTATATTCCTAGCAATGTAACAATGTGTTGCACATCTTTTCGGCCGTGGTTGAGAGAACAAAGGCTGCATAAGATTGCAGTGTTAAGAGGGGTAGAAGCATGAATTAACTCATCAAGTGAGAGAAAtacaaagtaaaatacataccTGCATTGGAGCAGAAGAAACTTGGCTTGCATCCATAGCTACAACTCCTTGTAAAGGCGCCATGTATCTGCTGACAGGAATTTGAGTTATTTCTCCAGAGAAACACAGCATTTACACCATGGATCTAATACTTGTAATATCAATTAAATGAGCACTGAAACACAACCGTACCCCATGGGAGGAAGCCCACCAGGCCAGCTAGCCATAGACATTGGCATAGGTAAAGAGCTGGATTGACCTGAATATAGAGAGATATCACCTCATCAGTAAATATCCAAGCGGAAGAAGAATTCATTAcagattcaagaaaatcaacATCCCACATCAACTTACCAGTTTTTTCAAGAATTGATTCTTCTTTAGTAGCTttttgtggtggtggtggtggttggtgCTGCTGCTGCTGCAACTTTTGACTCTGGTGCTGTTGGAATTTGCTACTTACACCACTACTATCCTTTTCTGGCTTTTCCAAATCAAGATCAAGATTAATATTCCTACCCCTACTACTCTCACTTGTCTTATGAGAATTAATTTCTTCCACAGCTGCTTTTGTCTTCTTTTCCTCCACCACTTCTTTATCAGCCTTGTTAATTCTCTCATCATCCTTCTCTTTCACTGCAAGCTTCATTTCCTGTACATCAGCAAAAAATATTTCCCAATTCAATCATCAGATCATCCTCAATAtactaagaaaagaaagagaaaagatgtGACTACTCACAACTATATTTTCTGCTATTATAGATTTATTATCCACAGCTGCTGAGCCAAAATCCATCTCACCCTGCCTTTCAGGTGATGATCTTAACTGTGGAGGAGGAGCCTAAAATGGGAATAAAagatcaattaaaaaaaattacaaagaagaaggatgaaaaaagaaaaagagaagttaCTGCAAGATTCTTTTAGGTATATCTTCGTCCTCACCATAAGATCTATCTGAAACTTCTCCTCTCTCTGGCTTTCCACACTGCAGAAATTCCAATAAATACATGAATCAGACAAAGAACATGTTAAACAAGAAAAAGATCAAAACTTCAGATAAATACTTACACTTGGGTACTTGCCACAACAGCATCCTCACGATTAATATTCTCTTTTCCAACAGTAGAAGATTCCTTCTTTGGTGAACTCACTTCTTCTTTACTCTCCATAAATTCAGATTTTTCCTCAGGCCTTCTCTTGGCCTCAGATTCCACCTTCATAGGCTCTGGTACCGGATCTGATACAGGTGGTAAACTTTGTACAGAAGCACTTAAATCATATGAAGAAACACCATTTTGAGCTTCAGATTGTGGGGTCTTTTCCAAATTAGGAGAAGAAACCTCCAATTTCATTGTTGTTTGATCCAGCTCCACTTTAGGACTGCTCCTTACACCAAATCCACCAGGATTTTCCAAGACTTGTCTTGGTCTTTTCCTCTTTGGAGCTACACAAACACAAAAACACAACCAAGACTCATCAGAACAGAATCAAGACATGGGATTTTTGTTAAAGACTGAAACTTTGTTATGCTCTTACCAACAGCAGATAAAGGAGTAGCTGATGAGTTTGAATTAGAAACTGGAGATGAAACTCTAGATCTGTTATTATTAACTTCTCTTGTTGTATCATTTGGTCCTTGTGATTGACTTTTCAACCCAAACAGAACTTCAGCAATCTCAAACTCTAACTCTTCAGGGTTAGATGATGAAGATGCTTTAGGTGGTGACTTTAGAGGGGGCCTTTTTTGTCCACTAGGCTTCTacatcaacaaaaaaatcaacacAATCAGTTctataacacaaaaaaaaaaaaaaaaaaaaaaaaaaaaaagtagaaaacaAAATCCAATGAATATGAGACTCACAATTTTCTTTCTGCCTGAAATATTAGATGAAGATGGTGACAAAGGTGCTGCTGGCGATGGTGATGTTGCTGCAATATTCTGTCTCACAGGTGAAACTGTTGAAACTTGGTCTGCAACAACACCACTattaccaccaccaccactaatTCCAGAAATCCAATCATGTGACCTCTTTGTAGCTGCTAAAAACCACCAAAAACAAccgaaaaaacaaaaagggtCAATCAAAAAATCCTCAAAAcacaagaaaaaacaaagaaagtgcAATAATCAAACAAAGGGGTTACCAGAACGAGCTTTTCTTGGAACAGAAACACCAATCATTTCATCACCAGGTTTCCATACAGGTGCTACTGCTGTTGCTCTAGGTGGAAAACTCTTCCTAGGCTGTAaatgatgattattattatgattattactATGGTTGTGATGATGCTGATGATGATTCGATATCGAAGAAGAACCCATCGTAACCGGAGCAACCGGATTTGGTGGCAATAACCTCGTACTACCACTAGCTGTTGTAACAACAACGTTGgtattggtattgttattgttgttgttgtttgttgttgtctcatcatcatcatcatcttcatcatcatttaCACTTTCTTCTGAACTATCATCAACACCACCGCCATGTAACAACCTATCACCACCACCTCTCCTTCTTTTACTTCTCCTATCTCTATCTCTATCTCTATCCCTTTCTCTATGATCTCTATCTTTCTTCACTCTTTCCCTTAACCTTATAGATTCTTGTATCTCTACACCCCCTTCTTCATCTGCAaagaaaaacacaacaaaaaagaaaagattagtttttttttttttctttcaagaatcaagaaaaagatGAATCCATTAGATCTATGAGATTATTTTACCAGGGGAATCTCTAAGACTATTATTACTCCTATGTCTTCTTCTTGATAAACCATTAGATGTGGCTGTTACCATACCACTTCTTCTTGCTTCTCTGTTTCTATCCATTTATATCACCAAAAAgattagttttttcttttctttcttttccggtGATAAATCAACTAACCCCAAAAGAGGTCTAGCATAATTCACCGGAATTTATCAACCAGAAATGAGATTTTTCAACAACCCCACAAATCAAAGATCTTAACTTTATACAGATGGGTGTGTGaattcttggtttttcttcttctctctgTGTAGGTGTTGtttggtttctttcttctttttcctctcctctctctctttctctatctAGTATTATGTTTGGTTCTCAACTTTTTGTGCTCTCTATCTTCATCAGCTTTTGGCTATATCTATCACTTTTGTCATTTCATTGAATCTCTGCCGTTCATTTAATATGTCATCTAACGGTTGATATTACAATGTGCCAGCATGGCATGTGGTTCCACCGACTGACACGTGTCGGTCTTCGCTTTCCATGCTCCAGATTTAAATAAAGTTGGGTGCGTGAGTGGGTGGGTGGGGATGACTGAATATATGGAGtttttattttgacaaaaaCACAAAGTATTGAGTAGTAAACTACTCCGCACTCGGTCTCAAATTATAGGTCtttgattattaaaaataattgtctcaaattatttactatttaaaagttaaaagtatgattaattatttttttctcattttatttttattaaaaaaattattattacttaatggagaaatattataactaagacataaataagaataaagttagtcaaataccCTTCCTAACTAATACTCCTTCCGTCGTAAATAATACtccattaagaaatcaataaatataatctAAAGTTTATTAAATTACCATATTTattagacatttttttttaaattgaacaATATTAAAGAAGATTGCTTTTTTTATAATAAGGATATAATTGAAAGTACCTGCTAAATTAAGATAACACTAATTTCGAGACAGGagaaatattttctaaaaatgcGCGTAAAATAAAAATGCTAAAAATAATTTGATACGAAAAAAGTAATTTAATTTTCGTGGCCCCGGTGTGTGGGGCACTTTTCACGATTGAATGGAACAAACAAAATTTACCCGTAAGTCACTTTAGGTGACTGGTTATAGCCGGTTATACATGTATGTGACTTTGGTAAAAGCAAAAAAACATGACGATCACAAGGAATCTAGGTGACTGCAGAAAATATCGTTCTAGCCGGTCAAATTCATTAATTTTCGGGTTTTACTTACATTTTTTTcgcatttcaaaaaaaaaaaaaaaatgataacaaTAATTATGCttttttgcttcatttttttattgttaAGTCAAGTGTGTATTTAGTACTGTTCAGTTCCTTTTTTCCAGAAATAGACAGGTGGGACCCTCCTGATGAAGATCTAGAAGTCATATCAACGGTGTAGATCATCCGTTTGTCTAGTTGGAAACCACCTGAAGCGTTGGATGGATAAATGACGTGGCCATATGCGGTTGTTTAATTAAATGTTTTTATTAGATTCCGACAATTAAGGCCCGAGCCTATGTGGCAGGTACGGCACGATCTGGACCGTTGAAATTGAAAGATCGAACGGTGCAAAGTTTCCGGGCAGCGGAAAGAAAAAGGGCAGTGACGGTCACGGAACTTCCCAGAAAAAAGTGTGGGCCCTAGAGTTATTTTGGCGCTGCCCGTAAagagaaaattaattaattatttatttattatacattttGTGTTAGCCATATTGTCACGTTCTATAGTGCTTTGTAGTTTGTGGTAGCTAAGAATGTGGGCCCCAAACCCCacattcttttattttaattttttaaattatggttgaagtgaaaaaaaaaaaaaaaaagtaggcaagtgaattgaatttctttttaaccggaaaaaaatgattgaatcaagggcctttttcttttcttttgtcttcttttt
This portion of the Lycium ferocissimum isolate CSIRO_LF1 chromosome 1, AGI_CSIRO_Lferr_CH_V1, whole genome shotgun sequence genome encodes:
- the LOC132047366 gene encoding protein TIME FOR COFFEE isoform X1: MDRNREARRSGMVTATSNGLSRRRHRSNNSLRDSPDEEGGVEIQESIRLRERVKKDRDHRERDRDRDRDRRSKRRRGGGDRLLHGGGVDDSSEESVNDDEDDDDDETTTNNNNNNNTNTNVVVTTASGSTRLLPPNPVAPVTMGSSSISNHHQHHHNHSNNHNNNHHLQPRKSFPPRATAVAPVWKPGDEMIGVSVPRKARSAATKRSHDWISGISGGGGNSGVVADQVSTVSPVRQNIAATSPSPAAPLSPSSSNISGRKKIKPSGQKRPPLKSPPKASSSSNPEELEFEIAEVLFGLKSQSQGPNDTTREVNNNRSRVSSPVSNSNSSATPLSAVAPKRKRPRQVLENPGGFGVRSSPKVELDQTTMKLEVSSPNLEKTPQSEAQNGVSSYDLSASVQSLPPVSDPVPEPMKVESEAKRRPEEKSEFMESKEEVSSPKKESSTVGKENINREDAVVASTQVVESQREEKFQIDLMAPPPQLRSSPERQGEMDFGSAAVDNKSIIAENIVEMKLAVKEKDDERINKADKEVVEEKKTKAAVEEINSHKTSESSRGRNINLDLDLEKPEKDSSGVSSKFQQHQSQKLQQQQHQPPPPPQKATKEESILEKTGQSSSLPMPMSMASWPGGLPPMGYMAPLQGVVAMDASQVSSAPMQPLFSQPRPKRCATHCYIARNINCLQQFMKMPPFWPPAAAAGTAPFFGAKTNLNVMPPADLHGNLAGRGASAGPDKGQGLTIFPTNGGKDKVQPANIADAAQRKQQILLQQALPPVAPNNLLHGPAFIFPINQQQAAAAAAAAARPGPAKSPSTTGPSVSSNTSNSAAGTAPTTAGGAATAISFNYPNMSPNEAQYLAILQNNAYAFPIPATVGPPPNYRGTHPQPMPLFNGSFYSSQMIHPSQVQQQQQQQLPPTSQSQQMQQGQQHPSMSSGSFSSQKHLQNQQQQRSQGNAVNGGSGGGNLHNFPGTKSHPSQSPAHSQNQHMPPQTRHIENEVGSEDSPSTAERKRSHGPINVYNQNFAMPMHPSNFGLMTPPATFGVASSAGSGNNHQTEKKPQQQQLQPGLKTSLESVPPQPFAMSFASFNGATAGGIDMSMAQNHAIFQSLPEATRQNLQMAAAAAAQAVQQKKSFRVSEDGKSGSSDQSGADGERKGLSMKPSGNAGQSIAFSRSDMSDAAGSTIAANSVIDSSSRSLNLPSGASWNTRAAMPNAMGAVNFPNAQQFQAQIQHQQQQQHMIQQQLHKHQQQQQQQMAVAPRSKSSASSNGNVYSDHLTSSASAAAKFPNAMSAFPQNLVQSGNNSSQAQSPQWKSSTRTSTSQAPPSLSSNSSLKNLSQQPQQQVRSQQSHTQISFGANQKSAPPQGQQPPNNNQSPSSPMMVGSPTTSSISKGASGSPRHTTSASTSNKTGQNSLSQQQVKSSSSVPNQKSSPAGGRNVPSILGNPHIASTSGGATKSQMQQQQQQQQQQHLPKSMQQQAQLFFSSPYVQPQPPHSTGTSSTGQPAGGYYLQRRRPDQPGQQPAGSSGASSSNGMLTLCPVTLGGGTTSDPAKAIAAAAAANNMKGGVLPPQGILHTPQYTTQTSGILPAGFSYVHPVPAVVQVKPAEQKQPAGNDNLHACWQPEKK